The segment aaaaaaaatgtcaaaagtaaTGTCACAAAATCGGGAAGATCATGAGGATTAAATTTAAGGCCCTTTCAGAACCACTTAAGTAGGTCTTGTGTAGTGCTGTAAGGATGAAGTTAAAACTGAATGGTTTTGTTCTGTGTGTTGTTGAAGTATCGGTCAGAAGCAGGCTATATGCGCTCTGATCACTGTCCAGTTCAATGTGCGCACTAACCCACAGGACCAGCAGGAGGCTGCATTCAGGGACCAAATTTTTCTTCGTATCTACATTTTAAGAACTCCGACATCTCTGAATGCAGCCTTACAATACATCTCTGTTTTAGTTACTTTAGTTGTATTATTGAGTGATACTAACAGATGGCAGCTCTTTTCCTGGACCAGTTTGTTTCAGGTGTCTGGTGTGGATGTAGTGGAAGTGGTGAGGTAGGCTCACAGAGCACATCGTCCTGTTCTTACTTCTTGGTAACAACCAGCACAGCTGAAGGCACCAAACCTGAGCAGAAAGAAAAGTTCAGGTAAGGTGAGAGACAGTCCAAATGAAACTTGCTTTTCAGATGTAACGTTAAACTTAGCttacactttaaataaatgtgtgatCCAAGTTTAAACAGTATATTGTTAGGATAATATGGTTACCAAAATAGATTACTTTTTATCTGCATGTGTGGGgtctcaaataaataaaaaaatctctttagattaaaaaaaatccttatgtgtgtaccagccttTAGCTATACAGCAGCACATGCTCTCTATTCAAATTCACAGCTCACCTAGCTCTTTGAGGGGCTTCTCCATGTCCAGTTCAGTGTAGACGTGACGGGGGTAGGGTGACAGTAGCGTGAAGTCCTGACCTTCAGGTGTGTTACCGTTCATTTGCACGTATACGCGCACTGCTGCCAGCGGCTCCTGGGCCTTGAAGACGGTTGTGATGGTGGAGCCGTCCAGCAGACGGACCTGCGAATGAATAAGTTGAAGAACAAAGGAGAAAAGTTATAGAAATAGAgggacaaaaatacaaaacagttttaatcaTAACTGAGTTTATCTAATCCTTGGAAATCACCTGAAACTAAGATGAtctggactttttttctttttttggatggGTGTCTTGTGTCTTATTTCTCAGCCTCTTTATTAAAGATAATGGCAGAAGTTGTTTATTAACTTAATCCATGTGAATCTGCCATATTTGtaattcagaaaataaaaaacattactttgcaaaatataaaaataattttcctgGCTTTATAAAAAGACTATAAAAGACAAAGAGGATTTTGGGTCTAGAATTAGGAGGCTCCTATCTTTCAGCACCACAAAGATTCAGTCATAAAGACGAAGCTCAAATCAATCAGAGGAGCTAAATCTTAAAGGTGATGAGACTGATGACATGCACTGCAGCACAATGTATTCAGGCTTCAGCCTCAACAGCTGTCACATGACCACCTCTCATAACATTTAAGTTGACACAGAAAGtagaaagatagaaaaacatATGAGTCTGAAGCCTTCACCTGTATTCTGGACTCATCATACTCCTTTTTAGTAGGTGGAGGGCCCTGACTGGTGGGTGATGAGGGGCTTGTTGGGGCAGGCTGGGATGAGGCAGCCGTGCTTGTGGGTGCTCCACCTCCAAACTTCAcagggaaaaacaacaaaatcagcATTAAGGACAGGACACCCCTCCCCCCCTCACTAATTAATGGGAAGAAACTGAAAACGATCAGTGGCCACGGTACCTTCTGTGCTCTTTCCTCTCGGTCTCGGGCAATCTTATCTTTAACCCTTTGTCTGAGAAGAATGTAAAAATCAGCAAATAATCaatgataatgaataaaaagtccaactgtcatttttatgaaataattaaaaaaaaaaaacagcacaggtattttttccagaaatttttgtgggcccctgagcaactctccaacaaatacaaataataataatactaatgttatattaaattatatcaTTCTGTATGCGAGAAGGTACACAGACATCTAGTGTGCATGACATCCCTGTGGTGTTAAAATAAGTTCATTAATAAATCTTCTCACAAAAATGTCTCTACAAAGTTGCAGCCAGAATGATGAAACCCTCTGATTTCATGTGATTCAGCACACACTGATTTCTTTTAGCTGATCAGATGGTgtaatctaaaaataaactttccTCCTTATCAGATTACATCCTAGGTTGAGGTTGTTATTTTTGGAAAAGGAAGATAGGGGTAACATTGTTACACTACTTTACTACATCTCCCATATCATAAGCTTAATAGAGTCCTAATACACAGTTAGTGATCATAACCCAAATCTACATATCATTTCTCACCTAGCCATtttatcctccatcttctcttTCCTGCGTGCATCAGCAAGTTTTTTCATCTCATCATCTTGCAGCTTTTGGCGCATCTGCTGCAGCTCTTGGCCCTGCTTCCTCCGGTGCTTCTCCCTCTCCACCTCTTCTGCTCGCTCACGCTCTCTTCTCTCTGCCTGCTTTACACGCATCAGCTCTTCTAGCCTGATAAACAGAGGAAAACACGGACATCAATCACTTACTTGCCTTTCCATTTTGGCTCATTCAATCTCACCATTGGCCAGTATTTTAACAGTGTTATTCACCCAACCCAGGCTACTTTTAGAGAAAGACACATTAACTTTGAACCATCAATTTAAACTACTGTGTAGCCACCCTGACCTTTTGACTTGTTCGcgtctctcctcctctgtcattGGCTGCTTTAAAGCTTGCTCATTGATAAAGTTGCTCATGTCTCCATCTCCTGAAGCCAAACATGTTCatgtgagaaaatgaaaaagaaacaagacacACTTAAATGGTTGTGATAAATCTTTGTCAACTGTAAATCAatgcagaaatacaaaaaatctGGGAAAAGTAACTCATCAAACCTacacagcaacattaaacattaaaatctaaGCACAAATACAGTAAATCTTCATAAATTAAGAGATTTTCTCTGGCACAGCACACCAACAGGCTAACAAACTTAACAAAATGATCACTTGAACCTCCGTAGTGAAAGTtgagaaaatgtgagaaaagaaatcaaatacAGAGCggaaaagaaacagagaaacataTATGGATCATATTTTGTATAAACTAAAaggaaatgtgatttttatccTATCACAGATCTACTGTATGTTACAAGTTATTGATTCTTCCctgaaaatgtctgtttctctcTGGTCCTCCGACTTCAATGTAAATTTATGACATATACAACAAACAATACTGCTCCCCGATTTATTCAGGGGGTATAAAACGTATACTATAATtattgaaagaaaatatttaataatgtaCAACAGCACTCCAGACTGCAACCATTTGGGTGCATTCAGCAAAACTCCAAAATTTCTGATGATTACATGTAGATAAAGCAGTTTGGAAAAGGTTAGGACCTACTCCTACTCCTAACAGGTGTTGGTATGGTCTAACATTTAAGGGGAAAACTAGTTTATTGAGTCAGTCACAAACTTGCAGTAAAGTTGATTGAAGCAGCTATTTAGAAGCATCAATGGTCCTTGTGTAAAAAGTCAGTTTGGTGCCTTGTACAATCTTGTATTTCCAGCTTCCATCACGATATCACACCatctatctaaaaaaaaaaacaacaaaaaaaaaaaaaaaaaacaactgtttctAACCTTCCAGAGTGCCCTCTATTGTTGGCAGGTCTGAACTGGCCTGGCTGTCTGCTGTTTCCCCCAAAACACTCCCCACAGGAGGCACATAGGGCTCGTCAATGTCTGGGTCATTCTCATGTTCCATTAACCTGAAGAAAGCACATGACAGAGATCAGCAAGGGAAGCTTTTCATTGCCTGATATAAGTTCACTTTTCTCTACATCACTTTTTGCTGCAGACAGTGTCCCTGAGGCAAGAGTGGCATCAGCTGTGTGTCATTTTAGCAGCATGTAAAGCTGTGATGACGCAGAGACAGACACAGCTTCCTTCTGGGTAGTAAGTGTTTAGAGCACTGTGTGAGACTGTGACCAGTATGCTACTCATATGTAAAGACTGAATTTTGAACTGATGTATTGCAACCCACAGATGTGTCAACTGTGCACATTGGGTTTGCAAACAACTTCGTTCTGagaaggaagaaatgtgttggtgtgtgcAGGAGTCAGGACTTCAGAGCTGAGAAGTTACAAGTACAAATGTGCATAAATTGATAAGTGTTTCATTATTTAGTACTGGCTTAGGTCACTTGGAAACTGGGCTGAAGTGGTTCAGATTTAAGCACTGGGTCTTAAGTAATTCCTGTaatgaaaagtttaaaagaaattaaatcaaatcacttAAGTTGAGTTGAGGCACACCGcaatttgtaataaaattggCTAATTCTCTGATTACTGGAATCAGAAAAATGAGACGTATCAGCTGATTTATAGAAGGAACATGTGGGACCCAATATGTTGTTATTGTGGTATGCCAAACTCACCAGTCCATTGCCTGCTCTATTCCCTGGTTCCCTGTATTGGCCACAGCCTTCTCCCTGAAAAAGGAAGACAACGGGCACACAAGTTTagattaattaatgattttattacaaagcacaaacttgatttgttgtttttaacagaaacctagttaaacagaaaaagatttaGTTGTTCCTGTCGAAGCAACCCCTCCAGACTATGAAAGGTGGAGAGGCTGTTGTGTTTAATGACTTCCTCCAATGCAAACAGATTTCTTGTAAAAATTTTGCTTCatttgaatatgtggctctcCATATAAACTCCCTCTCATGTGCTGTTCATTAATATATACAGGCCAGCTAAAAACTGTGCAACCTTTCTGAACTGTAGTCAATAATCTGTGTTGACTTTGACTGTGtagttattgttggtgatttcaGCATTCATGCTGATAACCTGCAGCACATAAACCAATgaattgtgttgtgttcttgataactttggtctaactcagcatgtgaaataaaaaaaatgcacaacagaggacactgtGTGGATCTACTCATCTCTAAAAGTCTGAATATTTCCAAGGTtgtagtgatggatgtagctctgatcattcctgtgttttctttgagagtgctattattattaacaaGAATGCCCAAACAGAGGTTATCAAGAAACAGTATATTGGTTAAAATACCAGTGAAACGTTTATACAAGCTTTTTCTTCCTCACCCCCTCTccaaacctcccctttcttagtaagattataaaaaaaaggtgtCCTTgaacagctacacaacttcctgacactagaTAACTGTCATGTTTTCAGCTGCACCACAGCACTGACACTGCTCTAGTTACGGTCTTTGTCAGCTTGAGCTCAGATAGTGGAAATatttcatctaaaaaaaaaacagagactactttgtgtctacaGGTATAAATCTGAGTCAATAAAAATAACCTGgagagttccccaaggctccatcttgGGGTTAcagctgttcaacatctacatgctccgaattgctcaaattatgaaaaacaactaaatatgttgccctaactatgctgatgacacacaaatttACATAACCATTTCACCAGGAGACTATAGTCCGATCCAAAATTGATCAAACgcattgatcaaattaaatattggatgtgccagatgtccatacatttatttttaattaaatcaaactttatttacaaagcacttttcatacaaaagcagcacaaagtgctttattaGCATTAGTAGActagactactgtaatgctgtccttacaggtctccctaaaaagacaatcagacagctgcagttagtccagatcGCTGCTGCTCGagccctcactaagaccaagaaagtagatcgtATAACTCTAGTGCTCAGACTTTTTACACTGGcctctttacactggcttcctgtttgtcattgacttcaaaatcctgctgttagtttacaaaacactgaatggtttagggacaaaatacattcaggatttACTTGTTCATTGTGAACCAActagatccctcaggtcattggggtcaaatctactttttGTTCCCAGAAAAAGGAACTTAACATGGAGACACAGAAAGCAGTTTTTATgttcctcacatgtggaacaaacacccagaaaactgcaggtgaAACTCTCTTTCTATAtgccatttgttttaaaattccTCACACTTTAGCTTTTATgccttgcattttatcttattttattttagccttttctgtcttcatttactttcttttatttctttaaagtttgttttgaatGTACTTTTGAATGTTTCCTCTGGACCCCTCTGTAACACTCCTATTAttctatgtaaagcactttgaattatcttgtacatgaaatgtgctacacaaataaacatgtATTACTTTATTGTTAAACAGATTCACTTTCACTTCCTTGGAGCCTGTCTCAAACAGGTAAAATTAGGTAAAAATCAATATTTGGATTTGGTGTCACTCACGCTCTGTTTCTGTCAAAGCCCATTTCCAGTAGGCTCTCTAGAGTTGTCAGCTCTGCCATTTTGACCTGAAACAACAAAATTATGTTCAGCGATCCACCAATTCTCCTTTTGGTACACTATTACACTACCATAATTTACTAGTAACAGAAGGCAAAGCACCATTAAGGTTAGCTTCAAATCCAGCTATGGCAAACTAAACTTATTGCTCTTCCTCAGCTCATACACCTGTCTAGAAAAGACATATTCcctttgttattattatatcacACTATGTGAGCAAACGTTAACCTTTCCTTGAGTAGCAGCTAATTTATTCTTGTTCGACTGTTACTTAATCAAAACTGAAGTAATGCTAGAAGCTAAAATTAGCGTTGATGTAGCTAACGTTCATGATGCGAACGTTAGCTGGAAAGCTTCGAAagctaaaatgattaaaacGATTATAACAACTCTCCGCCATTTgagttattaaattaaattttccaaCTGTAGATACATACGTTAgtattattagtatttttttaaaataaaggtaaGATCTGCATTTTCAGATATACGAATGAAAAGAGTGATGGTTAGCTACTCACACATCAGTCTACACCGCTCATCAGTACGGAAAGCCAGATGTGTCCAACAAAACGACGTCAAAATAGCGATTTTCTTTTAGCTACGAGTTAGAATTGCGGCGAGCAATGAAATTTCAGAGGTGGGGTATACtttatcaaaataataaatatctgtgacgttttttttatatttttatttatttttttaagtaactaCAGAAGATGTGACATGTAGTTTGACAGGAGGCTGACCTTAAAGAGTTTAGAATGAGAAAGTTTCTTATCGGCTAGTATGATTTGTCTCACTATCATGTGGTCCTGGGGGTTAAACAGAATATAATTTGCTGACTTATATGTACAGGCTGGGCCTGTTACATATTTACAGTAAGTGTAATGATTAATTTTTCTCCCCCCCGCACAGTCTTAAATAGCCCTTACTCACAAGTCCACCATTATTCAGGAACAGATTTCTTTATGTTGAAGTCTCTTCTTTCAACAGCTCGTCAACTGACTGATTTccacatttatcatttttctctctccctcgctctttttttcctctgtattCCACTTTCCTGACGTTTGTATATTTGCAGTATTTATTGGTGAGTAAGAACTTTATGCATTTCAAACTGATTAGCAATCAAAGAAACTACCTAATTTTGTACTTGTTAAGTTGTAGGACaattttagtttaaatgtcCAGAATATCATTCTAtaatgtgttttctcttttaattttgttttaattaaatattaacagtGCACCTACAGGCAACTTAAGCAACTTGTTGGAAGTCCATTCATGTTTGAGTTTAAAAACGTCAACCACAGATCAacttaaaatcagtttttgttcttaatttaagtggatttaattatttcagaaagaaaacCAAATGACTCTGGGAAATTTTAAGAATTGCACGAAAACTTAATTTAACATCCAAATGCTTTGTGGTGGAAGTATTGGTTGCCAGGCAACAAACATGATTTAATTGTTATGCAGGTAGTtgagtacatttatttaatttgtgcaGCTGTTAcagttttttaatgtaatgaagTTAGCCAAACttacaaaagttaaaaatgtgttaGTATTATCTAAAGCCAAATGTCATAAAGATCTTGTTTAGATCTATAGATGTTGTTCAGTACTTCTGttctgattttctttcattaaaatcGTGTTAATTTAAAATCCAGTGCTCAGTTTTATTATACAAGTTACCTCAGGGTCCTAATAGCCATTCATTGTGGAATTATGAGGACGAAAGAAAGAACTTCAGCTGACAGGACAAAGTCGATGGAGGAAATAGGGGTTAAGGGCTCTTTGGTCTACCCTTTAATTGCTTTatggctttgtttttttctcttcttaaaaaaacaatggaCAGGGTTAAGGGTCAAAGCTAACCAGGATAGGTTGAGAGAGATTATGGGAAGCCAAGGAGATGATAGGTGCTCAAGAAAATGATGCATGCTCATGTTTATTGCATGCGTACAAAGCCACATCAGTGCCTAAATgtaaaagattaattttaaatGGACTTGAGACTCAAGTTTATTTGCTATGATGCTATTTACTTGTAAATGTTCACTGAACATATCACTGTGATTTTTATTGATGTCATAGGGTAAAATGTAATCTTAGAAGCAATAAAAAACCTAAATTTTGAGATATGTTGCTGCTTCACAGTTCACTAATACTATCCAAGGTATGGCTTGTATCACATGAAGGATTAGatataagataaaataagatgtACAATAATTTCTTGTGAATTTGTTTAATCATCCATACTTGACCAAAAGAGGGCAGCATAATTTCATATTAAGAAAACTTTTATCACACTGGATATAATGTTCATATAGTACTATGAAAATCTTGTGTGGTTGACGGTGGTTGCTTAAGACGTCATATAATACAGAAGACTGTAGCAATAATCCTGCAAGTCAGATGCCCTgtaataaactgtaataaagGGAAAGGCCAGGGAAGAATGTTTAATATGAGTTTGAACTGCCAGCTGAACATGCTTACACTCTAAAAGGACTTAAAGTCTTTTGTCTTCTAAAATAGTAAATGTCAGCAGAAGACTCTACAGCCCGTCTCATGGTCTCATGTTTTGGCTTGATTTTATCAGCTGTGTTGTTCCTGCGGGTCTCACCAGCTGTAACAGCATCTCCATATGGAAAAACTCTGGCTtccagtggagctgctgttaTCTGTGGAGGGACACCTCTCATCGTCAAACACTGCGTGGACTCTCTACAGCTTGTGCTCACTaacattctgtttttgtttttataacttaAAGGTTGTTTGATGCAGAATAAATCTGATCTTGTGAATCCAATGTAGTTCTCTGTCTGTTTCTTAATCATGTTATTTGGACAGGTAAAACACAAAGGTTGAAGGATATGTGTCTTATCATTCTTATATCTCTATCATCCATATCTTATACATGTTTATATCTAGATAAGTTTACCCACAAAACTATGTGTAGGCAAACACAATAATAAGAGGTTTCTAAAAATTTTCCTGGTTGAGGTTTCTATGTAACAAACACCAAAGAATTCCAACTCACATGTGTTTACGTTAAAATGCTACAAATTACAAtacatttctttgtgtgtgttttatttgaaaaaaggtTAAACTTAAACAAAAAGTGAAAGATCAGATAGTTTAAAAAATAGTCAGTGTTACAGGCAatgaaacagaaactgaaatgtAGTCATCACTGTGTACAATGTGCAACTTGATACGGGCTCTttgaaatgaaaagcaaaagcaaaaactGTACGCCTAGTGACCATTTGACATATTACTGAACGGCCTTACTGGGCGCAGACCGGTCCCAGGAGTCAGGTGGTCCCTGACCTAATGCCAGAAATATGACTTAGCTTAACCATAGAGgagatatgaaaaataaatggaaatataatGAAGAGATGTAcaagaaatgtaaaatgaaaaggagacaaagacaaaacTTGTACTGAATTAAATCAATTTGATACTTTTACTGCAAAAATTAGCAAAAAATCCAGTTCTGGTCATTGTGttagaataaaataacacataCAGCAGACACATGTTACAAATACTACAGGCAATACTTAAGCAAGTATAAGAAAACTGTATCACATGTTACACAATGTATTGCACATTCCTAGTATTAGTGTACGGTCTATTTAGGAGATGAGTTCTTTAATGGCACTTggataaaaactttttataaatCTGGTAGTGTGGACCTTGGACAACTTGTAGCACATCCCAGAAAGCAGCCGCGTAAACAAGTTATTTTCTAAGTGGAAGAAGTCCCGAATTATATTTCTGACTTTATACATGCATGTGGCGATGTGCCAGAAGCTGTGTCCTTACAATATGCTGATTTTATGGCTTCATGTCTACCATGGTGCATCTTTTGAACTGCGTGTGTGATGATACTTTCTACTgataatttataaaaacataactgcAATTTTTTGGGTCAGTTTAGCTCTTCTCAGTGATCTTTAAAAGTACAATCTGCTCTGCTTTTTCATGAGGGCTGTGGTGTCAGTgtgaaaacaactaaaatgtaacacaaaaacgatcaaaatgaaaagcttcaaagaaatgaaaactaaCAATACACAAGCCACATGAATCcaaggagataaaaaaaattgacaggAGTCACCAAACAAGACAACAAGGCCAAAACAGACACAAAt is part of the Melanotaenia boesemani isolate fMelBoe1 chromosome 7, fMelBoe1.pri, whole genome shotgun sequence genome and harbors:
- the ubxn1 gene encoding UBX domain-containing protein 1 isoform X2 is translated as MAELTTLESLLEMGFDRNRAEKAVANTGNQGIEQAMDWLMEHENDPDIDEPYVPPVGSVLGETADSQASSDLPTIEGTLEGDGDMSNFINEQALKQPMTEEERREQVKRLEELMRVKQAERRERERAEEVEREKHRRKQGQELQQMRQKLQDDEMKKLADARRKEKMEDKMARQRVKDKIARDREERAQKFGGGAPTSTAASSQPAPTSPSSPTSQGPPPTKKEYDESRIQVRLLDGSTITTVFKAQEPLAAVRVYVQMNGNTPEGQDFTLLSPYPRHVYTELDMEKPLKELGLVPSAVLVVTKK
- the ubxn1 gene encoding UBX domain-containing protein 1 isoform X1, translated to MAELTTLESLLEMGFDRNRAEKAVANTGNQGIEQAMDWLMEHENDPDIDEPYVPPVGSVLGETADSQASSDLPTIEGTLEGVGDGDMSNFINEQALKQPMTEEERREQVKRLEELMRVKQAERRERERAEEVEREKHRRKQGQELQQMRQKLQDDEMKKLADARRKEKMEDKMARQRVKDKIARDREERAQKFGGGAPTSTAASSQPAPTSPSSPTSQGPPPTKKEYDESRIQVRLLDGSTITTVFKAQEPLAAVRVYVQMNGNTPEGQDFTLLSPYPRHVYTELDMEKPLKELGLVPSAVLVVTKK